In Xenorhabdus poinarii G6, the following are encoded in one genomic region:
- a CDS encoding gamma carbonic anhydrase family protein, protein MSTVLRQYLNFYPQVGQKVFLDSSSIVIGDVKLADDVSIWPLVVIRGDVNYVLIGSRTNIQDGSVLHVTHKSSDNPNGFPLIIGEDVTVGHNAVLHGCKIGDRVLVGMGSILLDGVIVEDDVVIGAGSLVPPGKKLESGYLYIGSPVKQVRKLKSEELKGLLYSSNNYVRWKDNYLSAQSESRE, encoded by the coding sequence ATGTCCACTGTTCTGCGTCAATATCTAAATTTCTATCCCCAAGTTGGCCAAAAAGTTTTTTTAGACTCGTCTTCTATTGTAATTGGAGATGTCAAATTAGCAGATGATGTCAGTATCTGGCCTCTTGTCGTTATCAGGGGTGATGTGAATTATGTTTTAATTGGCTCGCGTACAAATATTCAAGATGGTTCTGTTTTACATGTGACTCATAAATCTTCAGATAATCCTAATGGTTTCCCGCTGATAATTGGCGAAGATGTCACGGTAGGTCATAACGCAGTACTACATGGATGCAAAATTGGAGATCGCGTCTTAGTTGGTATGGGTTCTATCTTACTTGATGGCGTCATTGTTGAAGACGATGTCGTAATTGGAGCCGGCAGCCTAGTTCCCCCAGGGAAAAAATTAGAAAGCGGCTATCTGTACATCGGTAGCCCCGTCAAACAAGTAAGAAAACTCAAATCTGAAGAGTTGAAAGGGCTACTCTATTCCTCCAATAATTACGTTCGCTGGAAAGATAACTATTTGTCAGCACAATCTGAAAGCAGAGAGTAA
- a CDS encoding DUF1488 domain-containing protein, with protein MNQSIQFPDREEWDEIENKVIFPAMVNGMLVECMISSDEIIGRYGKDHHPLDLFRQHRWDLEEEFETVILSGDDDQLGRYSLLSDCADK; from the coding sequence GTGAATCAATCAATACAATTTCCCGATCGTGAAGAATGGGATGAAATAGAAAATAAGGTGATATTTCCAGCAATGGTGAATGGTATGCTAGTGGAGTGTATGATCAGTTCTGATGAAATAATAGGACGTTATGGTAAAGATCATCACCCACTCGATCTATTTCGCCAACATCGTTGGGATTTGGAAGAAGAGTTTGAAACGGTCATTTTGAGTGGGGATGATGATCAATTGGGACGTTACTCTCTGCTTTCAGATTGTGCTGACAAATAG